In endosymbiont of unidentified scaly snail isolate Monju, the following are encoded in one genomic region:
- a CDS encoding nucleotide-binding protein → MITMIGSLKGGSGKSTVTFNLAIWLKLADSEVAVVDADPQATLSDVLMVRAEEDYHPTAPRLKADVLKSPEALGEYEQVLIDVGTASMDNLKQAIAVADRILVPVPPSQADIWSTQRFLRFVAANAGDRDIEVLGFINRADTHHAIRESDEAAAALISLPGIRYLKPRLAQRTVYRRSFSEGLAVFEQQPRGKGAAEWNALAAALYPDLLG, encoded by the coding sequence GTGATCACCATGATTGGCAGTCTGAAGGGCGGGTCGGGCAAGAGCACGGTCACGTTCAACCTGGCCATTTGGCTGAAGCTGGCGGACAGCGAGGTGGCGGTGGTCGATGCCGATCCCCAAGCGACGCTTTCGGATGTGTTGATGGTGCGGGCAGAGGAGGACTATCACCCGACGGCTCCCCGGCTGAAGGCCGATGTCCTGAAGTCCCCCGAGGCGTTGGGAGAGTATGAACAGGTGTTGATCGATGTCGGCACCGCATCCATGGACAATCTCAAGCAGGCCATTGCAGTGGCCGACCGCATCCTGGTCCCGGTACCGCCCAGCCAGGCGGATATCTGGTCCACCCAGCGTTTTCTTCGTTTCGTGGCCGCCAATGCGGGCGATCGCGACATCGAGGTGCTGGGTTTCATCAATCGCGCCGATACCCACCATGCCATTCGCGAGTCCGACGAGGCGGCCGCGGCGCTGATCAGTCTGCCGGGGATTCGTTACCTGAAGCCGCGGCTGGCACAGCGCACCGTCTATCGGCGCTCGTTCAGCGAGGGGCTGGCGGTGTTCGAGCAGCAACCACGCGGCAAGGGGGCTGCGGAGTGGAACGCCCTGGCCGCAGCCCTGTATCCGGATTTGCTGGGCTGA
- the epmB gene encoding EF-P beta-lysylation protein EpmB, with product MITSAPAPSQPEDWQRELARAVSDPAELLRLLELPDSLLAGAQRAAATFPLRVTRHYLGLIRRGDPGDPLLRQVLPLDEERHPAPGFVTDPVGDSAAALGDGLIHKYHGRALLVVTGACAIHCRYCFRRHYPYAEDSALRDPAAVLARLRKMPEIREVILSGGDPLSLSDGRLQVLLDGLEELPQLRRLRIHSRLPLVLPERLTGRLVSRLAASRLGVSLVLHANHPRELAPALRPGLRALREAGVTLLNQSVLLRGVNDEAATLAELSEALFDHGVLPYYLHLLDPVAGSAHFAVSSDEAGALHRQLCAQLPGYLLPRLVREVPGEPSKRPMEAP from the coding sequence ATGATAACCTCTGCCCCCGCCCCGTCCCAGCCCGAGGACTGGCAGCGTGAGCTGGCACGCGCCGTTTCCGACCCGGCCGAGCTGCTGCGCCTGCTCGAACTACCCGACTCCCTGCTGGCCGGCGCACAGCGGGCCGCTGCCACCTTTCCGCTGCGCGTCACCCGGCACTACCTGGGACTGATCCGACGTGGCGATCCGGGCGATCCACTGCTGCGCCAGGTGCTGCCGCTCGACGAGGAACGGCACCCGGCACCCGGCTTTGTCACGGACCCGGTAGGCGACAGTGCCGCCGCGCTGGGCGACGGCCTCATCCACAAGTACCATGGCCGTGCCCTGCTGGTGGTCACCGGCGCCTGCGCCATCCACTGTCGCTACTGCTTCCGCCGCCACTACCCCTATGCAGAAGACAGCGCGCTCCGTGACCCGGCGGCCGTGCTGGCACGCCTGCGGAAGATGCCGGAGATCCGCGAGGTCATCCTCAGCGGCGGCGACCCGCTGAGCCTGTCCGATGGACGCCTGCAGGTCTTGCTCGACGGGCTCGAAGAACTGCCACAGCTGCGACGCCTGCGCATCCACAGCCGCCTGCCCCTGGTGCTGCCGGAACGGCTCACCGGGCGCCTGGTCTCGCGCCTGGCCGCCAGTCGTCTTGGAGTCAGCCTGGTGCTGCACGCCAATCATCCGCGCGAACTTGCTCCCGCATTGCGTCCCGGCCTGCGTGCACTGCGCGAGGCCGGGGTGACCCTGCTCAATCAGTCGGTCCTGTTGCGTGGGGTCAACGACGAGGCGGCCACCCTGGCCGAACTCAGTGAGGCCCTGTTCGACCACGGAGTCCTGCCCTATTACCTGCACCTGCTCGATCCGGTCGCCGGCAGCGCACATTTCGCCGTTTCCAGCGACGAAGCCGGTGCGCTGCATCGGCAATTGTGCGCGCAGCTTCCGGGTTACCTGCTGCCCCGGTTGGTGCGCGAGGTGCCCGGGGAGCCCAGCAAACGCCCCATGGAGGCCCCGTAG
- a CDS encoding DUF948 domain-containing protein encodes MSEQESEAPKAISHEDEYARLSEVFESSARRWELIIYPSLFAFIVLALYGFYLIYNLQRDVHYLAISVDRNMTTLAGNMQVVAKNMGQLTTNVRAMTVSLDSIDHKVSTLEPMLANIHSMDQSMRDMTRTTGALNAAAQGMNLHMYRMNRDLGRPMRIMNAFMPW; translated from the coding sequence ATGAGTGAACAGGAGAGCGAAGCCCCCAAGGCGATCTCGCACGAAGATGAGTACGCGCGCCTCTCCGAGGTGTTCGAGTCCAGCGCGCGGCGCTGGGAGTTGATCATCTACCCCTCCCTGTTCGCCTTCATCGTTCTGGCGCTCTACGGTTTCTACCTGATCTACAACCTGCAACGTGATGTGCATTACCTGGCCATCAGTGTCGATCGCAACATGACCACCCTTGCGGGCAACATGCAGGTGGTCGCCAAGAACATGGGGCAGCTCACCACCAATGTGCGTGCCATGACGGTGAGCCTGGATTCCATCGATCACAAGGTGAGCACGCTCGAGCCCATGCTGGCCAACATCCATTCCATGGATCAGTCGATGCGCGACATGACACGCACCACCGGCGCACTGAATGCCGCCGCGCAGGGAATGAACCTTCACATGTATCGCATGAACCGCGATCTGGGACGGCCGATGCGGATCATGAATGCCTTCATGCCCTGGTGA
- a CDS encoding EAL domain-containing response regulator, which yields MIGSSAEDASRCANALRNSGQPVRMESTETREGLLRLLETEPADLVTINADSATLPPDIAIEMIREENPAASIILLSENPPAWAEYARENGVRDLLHSISIGRLVFAIQREYHTLLLRQELAHTRHRLANAELRFQKLLKSSRDAIAYIHQGLHIQSNAVYRELFGLSAEDMESITMMDLVAPEDRNTFKRLLRQAGEKEVRKKLRCRHRDGGEFEADIELHPLEVNDEPCLQVLIRTDSTNGELQARIRQLIDRDPHTQLFNRHAFVGALERIQTTGGFRDNAMLMEISIDNFAELCDREGIDKGDRLLKKTAEILRSHFSDDLLSRFGDHEFLVLTHSRKSPDEVAERCLDTLHQGSIQEACELAEPPEFSLGAITSSQASNLSALELIRRCRRAARYARTERDPASEPISVFNDIDLEEPVVPEVDTEIVGLIDGALEHDGFRLLYQPIVSLEGDTRENYSVFVRLIDENDVEREPAWFYQHANRSERLSEIDRWVIRRAISELSRHRSIGRKINFHITLSHDGALDDSMLLWVCDCLREFKAKGAWLYFQFDLELLQQRPPGLMRLIEGLKKINCQISCNGIKDGFTNYDLLQHYHVELVRLSPELTRDLPSDVKRQERLAELNAGLQQAGMKTAATGIEDANTLATLWSMNINYIQGYFLQEPAPQIDVVGNE from the coding sequence ATGATCGGCAGTTCGGCCGAGGACGCCAGCCGCTGTGCCAATGCCCTGCGCAACAGCGGCCAACCGGTGCGCATGGAAAGCACCGAGACCCGCGAAGGCCTGCTGCGCCTGCTCGAGACGGAACCCGCGGACCTGGTGACCATCAACGCCGACTCGGCAACCTTGCCACCTGACATCGCCATCGAGATGATCCGCGAGGAAAACCCCGCGGCGTCCATCATCCTGCTGAGCGAGAACCCGCCTGCCTGGGCAGAATATGCCCGCGAGAACGGCGTGCGGGACCTGCTGCACTCCATATCCATCGGTCGTCTTGTCTTCGCCATCCAGCGCGAATACCACACCCTGCTGCTGCGGCAGGAGTTGGCACACACGCGGCATCGGCTCGCCAATGCCGAACTGCGTTTCCAGAAACTGCTCAAGAGCTCACGGGACGCTATCGCCTACATCCACCAGGGGCTGCACATCCAGAGCAACGCGGTCTACCGGGAACTCTTCGGCCTGTCGGCAGAAGACATGGAAAGCATCACCATGATGGACCTGGTAGCTCCCGAAGACCGGAACACCTTCAAACGGCTGCTCCGGCAAGCCGGGGAAAAGGAGGTGCGCAAGAAGCTGCGCTGCCGCCACAGGGACGGCGGCGAGTTCGAGGCCGATATCGAGCTGCATCCCCTGGAGGTCAACGACGAACCCTGCCTCCAGGTGCTGATACGCACCGACTCTACCAACGGTGAACTGCAAGCGCGCATCCGCCAGCTCATCGACCGTGACCCGCATACCCAGCTGTTCAACCGCCATGCCTTCGTGGGCGCCCTGGAGCGCATCCAGACAACCGGCGGTTTCCGCGACAACGCCATGCTGATGGAGATCAGCATCGACAACTTTGCCGAACTGTGCGATCGCGAAGGCATCGACAAGGGGGACCGGCTGCTGAAGAAGACTGCCGAGATATTGCGGTCCCATTTCAGCGACGACCTGCTCTCACGCTTTGGCGATCACGAATTCCTGGTCCTCACCCACTCCAGGAAGTCTCCCGACGAGGTGGCCGAACGCTGCCTCGACACGCTGCACCAGGGTTCGATACAGGAAGCCTGCGAGCTGGCGGAACCGCCGGAGTTCAGCCTTGGAGCCATCACCTCGAGCCAGGCAAGTAACCTCAGCGCCCTGGAACTCATCCGCCGTTGCCGGCGCGCTGCACGCTATGCTCGCACGGAACGGGACCCGGCCAGCGAACCGATCAGCGTGTTCAACGATATCGACCTGGAGGAACCGGTTGTTCCCGAAGTCGACACCGAGATCGTCGGCCTGATCGACGGTGCTTTGGAACACGATGGATTCCGGCTGCTCTACCAGCCCATCGTGAGCCTGGAAGGTGATACACGAGAAAACTACTCGGTCTTCGTGCGGCTGATCGACGAAAACGACGTCGAACGCGAACCCGCCTGGTTCTATCAGCACGCCAATCGCAGCGAGCGCCTGAGCGAGATCGATCGCTGGGTTATCCGCCGTGCCATCAGCGAGCTCTCCCGCCACCGCAGCATCGGACGCAAGATCAATTTCCACATCACCCTGTCCCATGACGGCGCACTGGACGATTCCATGCTGCTCTGGGTGTGTGATTGCCTGCGCGAATTCAAGGCCAAGGGAGCCTGGCTGTATTTCCAGTTCGATCTGGAGTTGTTGCAGCAACGCCCACCCGGACTGATGCGCCTGATCGAAGGCCTGAAGAAAATCAACTGCCAGATCAGCTGCAATGGCATAAAGGACGGTTTCACCAACTACGATCTGCTACAGCACTATCACGTGGAACTCGTCCGCCTCTCGCCGGAATTGACCAGGGACCTGCCCTCGGATGTCAAGCGCCAGGAGCGCCTCGCCGAGCTCAACGCCGGGCTTCAACAGGCGGGCATGAAGACAGCTGCCACGGGCATCGAGGATGCCAATACCCTGGCCACGCTCTGGAGCATGAACATCAACTACATCCAGGGATATTTCCTGCAGGAACCCGCCCCGCAGATCGACGTCGTCGGCAACGAGTGA
- the efp gene encoding elongation factor P encodes MASYNTNEFRSGLKLMLDGDPCVIIENEFVKPGKGQAFNRVKLRNLKTGRVLEKTFKSGESVEAADVMERDLAYLYTDGEFWYFMDNETYEQYQADANAMGEAVKWIKEQDVCNVTLWNGQPIVVEAPNFVVLEITETDPGLKGDTSGGGGKPATLETGAVVRVPLFVQTGEKIKVDTRSGEYVSRAKDD; translated from the coding sequence ATGGCTAGCTACAATACCAATGAATTCCGCAGTGGTCTCAAGCTGATGCTCGATGGCGACCCTTGCGTCATCATCGAAAACGAATTCGTCAAGCCCGGCAAGGGCCAGGCCTTCAACCGCGTCAAGCTGCGCAACCTGAAGACCGGTCGGGTGCTCGAGAAGACCTTCAAGTCGGGTGAGTCGGTCGAGGCCGCCGATGTCATGGAGCGCGACCTGGCCTATCTCTACACCGACGGCGAGTTCTGGTACTTCATGGACAACGAGACCTACGAGCAGTACCAGGCCGATGCCAACGCCATGGGCGAGGCGGTCAAGTGGATCAAGGAGCAGGACGTGTGCAACGTCACCCTGTGGAACGGCCAGCCGATCGTCGTCGAGGCGCCGAACTTTGTGGTGCTCGAGATCACCGAGACCGATCCCGGACTCAAGGGCGACACCTCGGGTGGCGGCGGCAAGCCGGCCACGCTGGAGACCGGTGCCGTGGTGCGGGTGCCGCTGTTCGTGCAGACCGGCGAGAAGATCAAGGTCGATACCCGCTCTGGCGAATACGTCAGCCGCGCCAAGGACGACTGA
- a CDS encoding efflux RND transporter periplasmic adaptor subunit, whose translation MSLVGPVLADTVDSVEIFEVKASTEQPTVAIGGTVVPYRRVTLAAQLPGRVKFVAGVEGDFFKEGTLLVALDEDELLAKRAAAYAQYTAAEAELRNAGVQYSRELWSPKSKSAPGGMGLPNLFDQMFTGAAEDFFGERDRDAERQADLYASTTRIEQARSAMLRAESEIRAIDAKLRDTKSLAPFDGVIMHKYVEEGDTVQPGQPLLDFADISWLQIEVDLPARLAQGLQPMMILSRAATFDDHPGPVDIRVAQIYPMADVQRHTVKVKFDIPQGVSKPGMYAKVMIPDTSQAASMARLPAIPTSAIIYRGNLPVVYVQNAEGRPELRMIREGRRLPNGMTTVLSGIAEGDRVYVNPGPSILEQPKPAEPDGSAD comes from the coding sequence ATGAGTCTGGTCGGCCCGGTACTGGCCGATACAGTGGATTCCGTCGAGATCTTCGAGGTGAAGGCATCCACCGAGCAGCCGACCGTGGCCATCGGCGGCACGGTGGTGCCCTATCGTCGGGTGACCCTGGCCGCGCAGTTGCCGGGACGGGTCAAGTTCGTGGCTGGCGTGGAGGGCGACTTCTTCAAGGAAGGCACCCTGCTGGTGGCACTTGACGAGGACGAGCTGCTGGCCAAGCGTGCCGCGGCCTATGCCCAGTACACCGCCGCCGAGGCCGAGCTGCGCAACGCCGGGGTGCAGTACTCGCGCGAGCTGTGGTCGCCCAAGTCCAAGTCCGCGCCCGGCGGCATGGGGCTGCCCAACCTGTTCGACCAGATGTTCACCGGTGCGGCCGAGGACTTCTTCGGCGAGCGTGATCGCGATGCCGAGCGTCAGGCCGACTTGTATGCCTCGACCACGCGCATCGAGCAGGCACGCAGTGCCATGCTGCGGGCCGAGTCCGAGATTCGCGCCATCGACGCCAAGCTGCGCGACACCAAGAGCCTGGCGCCCTTCGACGGCGTGATCATGCACAAGTACGTCGAGGAGGGCGACACCGTGCAGCCGGGCCAGCCTCTGCTCGATTTCGCCGACATCAGCTGGCTGCAGATCGAGGTGGACCTGCCGGCGCGGCTGGCCCAGGGGCTGCAACCAATGATGATCCTTTCGCGTGCCGCCACTTTCGACGATCATCCCGGCCCCGTGGACATCCGCGTGGCCCAGATCTACCCCATGGCGGACGTGCAGCGGCATACCGTGAAGGTCAAGTTCGACATCCCGCAGGGAGTCTCCAAGCCAGGGATGTACGCCAAGGTAATGATCCCCGACACCTCGCAGGCCGCCAGCATGGCGCGGCTGCCGGCCATCCCCACCTCGGCCATCATCTACCGGGGCAACCTGCCTGTGGTCTATGTGCAGAACGCCGAGGGCCGGCCCGAACTGCGCATGATCCGCGAGGGCCGGCGCCTGCCCAATGGCATGACCACGGTGCTCTCGGGCATTGCCGAGGGGGACCGGGTGTACGTCAATCCCGGGCCTTCCATCCTCGAGCAGCCGAAGCCGGCCGAACCCGATGGTTCCGCGGATTGA
- a CDS encoding efflux RND transporter permease subunit — MSEIDTKPDWEAGVQVEEHSLGIAGAITRFFINSPLSPLLYIAMLGLGILGLMITPRQEDPQISVPMIDLFVQYPGADVDQVVALAVQPLERLMYEIDGVKHVYSAAERGRGVVTVQFEVGEDMAPSLVKVNDKLASNRDRIPPGVLPPLVKAKGIDDVPVVTITLWSEKDYNQDGMPDVDDSQLRRLAQSVLQHLNEIHETGNSFVVGGRAEQVIVEVYPERLAGFGLSLGQVAQAIRAANMEQQMGNVEAGGSRLLVVSGAFLKTVDDIRELQVGVHSGVPVYVHDVADVRQGPEDARQLVAFYSGAASGDLDRAVAVPAVTIAVAKKKGTNGVKVANEVIARVNSLKGTLIPNDVNVTITRNYGKTANDKVNALIKKLFIATAIVFALVWLAFKALNPAIVVLMVIPVVLLFTILCAWLLGFTIDRVSLFALIFSIGILVDDAIVVVENIYRRWLEAGTTDMATAVDAVREVGNPTILATGTVIGALLPMGFVSGMMGPYMLPIPVLGSVAMAVSLFAAFVFTPWLAIHGRLRPTMDYLEKAEKREHKEAEWLDGLFRRILIPMIRSPRRARLFKLGMWGAFFLACSLFYFKWVAVKMLPLDNKPEFSVVLNMPEGTALAVTGNMAHRIADRLRRMPEVVDAQIYVGTARPFDFNGMVRHYYLRNQPWQAEIQLELLDKHERERSSHEIAVDAREQVRKLVEGSGATFAVVEMPPGPPVLQSVVAEVHGPDGDTRRAVATMLTDVFRQTENLVDVDNYMREPYDYWHFEIDYEKAQRRGITVETINRELAMALGGYVLGDVKQRAGHEPINIVIQIPLAERSNVSRLGDILVALPDGKGVSLRELGHFVRKVESHIAYHKDLRPVEYVVADVGGKLAAPIYGMLEVQDKLQELGCDTPDGVRLCDHIYWTGPPPTDEHSAFEWAGEWTVTYETFRDMGLAFIAALGLIYILVVWEFGNFRIPALIMAPIPLTLLGIIPAHMLFFQMGWGGEFTATSMVGWIALAGIIVRNSILLVDFSVHRLHAGVGVVEAVISACKTRTRPILITALALVGGSSVIFFDPIFQGMAISLASGVLVSTILTLIVIPLGCVKAADALCEVANVDCAGQGLLPEQTHPLEEEPAAGPPLWMRLWGGLMTAVFAMVGVIASVWGWIAERRARKTTSAPVTGKGDERAPAPVDAPVAERPETTSPAADTSAAEAKSGSEKAVEDASPAQFSAADEPAEAVNGLSTGGPVDAPPAPAEPSPAEKTADAPDADAEQAEEKAAVRHTATRKTTAKKAAAKKTVAKKAASKKVSVKKQDGDASPASPQPGEKEGKTENARTRRGIRLKAPDNLSDDGLG, encoded by the coding sequence ATGAGTGAGATCGACACCAAGCCGGACTGGGAAGCAGGGGTACAGGTCGAGGAACACAGCCTTGGCATCGCTGGCGCCATCACCCGCTTCTTCATCAACTCGCCGCTCTCGCCGCTGCTCTACATCGCCATGCTGGGTCTGGGCATCCTGGGCCTGATGATCACCCCGCGCCAGGAGGACCCGCAGATCTCGGTGCCCATGATCGACCTGTTCGTGCAGTATCCCGGTGCGGACGTCGACCAGGTGGTGGCGCTGGCGGTGCAGCCGCTCGAGCGGCTGATGTATGAAATTGACGGCGTCAAGCACGTCTATTCCGCCGCCGAGCGTGGGCGCGGCGTGGTCACCGTGCAGTTCGAGGTCGGCGAGGACATGGCGCCCTCGCTGGTCAAGGTCAACGACAAGCTGGCTTCGAACCGCGATCGCATCCCGCCCGGGGTGTTGCCGCCGCTGGTAAAGGCCAAGGGCATCGACGACGTGCCGGTGGTGACCATCACCCTGTGGTCGGAGAAGGACTACAACCAGGACGGCATGCCCGACGTGGATGACTCGCAGCTGCGCCGCCTGGCGCAGTCGGTGCTCCAGCACCTGAACGAGATCCACGAGACCGGCAACAGCTTCGTGGTCGGCGGGCGCGCCGAGCAGGTGATCGTCGAGGTCTATCCCGAGCGGCTCGCCGGCTTCGGCCTCAGCCTGGGGCAGGTGGCGCAGGCCATCCGGGCGGCCAACATGGAACAGCAGATGGGTAACGTGGAGGCTGGGGGATCGCGCCTGCTGGTGGTCTCCGGTGCCTTCCTGAAGACCGTCGACGATATCCGTGAACTGCAGGTGGGCGTGCACAGCGGCGTGCCCGTCTATGTGCACGACGTGGCCGATGTGCGCCAGGGCCCGGAAGACGCCCGCCAGCTGGTGGCCTTCTACTCGGGTGCGGCCAGCGGCGATCTGGACCGGGCGGTGGCGGTACCGGCAGTCACTATCGCGGTGGCCAAGAAGAAGGGTACCAACGGGGTGAAGGTGGCCAACGAGGTCATCGCCCGGGTCAATTCGCTCAAGGGCACGCTGATCCCCAACGACGTCAATGTCACCATCACCCGCAACTACGGCAAGACCGCCAACGACAAGGTCAACGCCCTGATCAAGAAGCTGTTCATCGCCACCGCCATCGTGTTCGCTCTGGTGTGGCTGGCGTTCAAGGCGCTCAATCCGGCGATCGTGGTGCTGATGGTGATTCCGGTGGTCCTGCTGTTCACCATCCTGTGCGCCTGGCTGCTAGGCTTCACCATCGACCGGGTGTCGTTGTTCGCCCTGATCTTCTCCATCGGCATCCTGGTGGACGACGCCATCGTGGTGGTCGAGAACATATACCGGCGCTGGCTGGAGGCCGGCACTACCGACATGGCCACGGCGGTGGATGCGGTACGCGAGGTGGGCAACCCGACCATCCTCGCCACCGGCACCGTGATCGGCGCCCTGCTGCCCATGGGCTTCGTGTCCGGCATGATGGGGCCCTACATGCTGCCGATCCCGGTGCTGGGCTCGGTGGCCATGGCCGTCTCGCTGTTCGCCGCCTTCGTGTTCACGCCCTGGCTGGCGATCCACGGCCGCCTGCGGCCGACCATGGACTACCTGGAGAAGGCCGAGAAGCGCGAGCACAAGGAGGCCGAGTGGCTCGACGGCCTGTTCCGCCGCATCCTGATTCCCATGATCCGCAGCCCGCGGCGCGCACGCCTGTTCAAGCTGGGGATGTGGGGGGCCTTCTTCCTGGCGTGCAGCCTGTTCTACTTCAAGTGGGTGGCGGTGAAGATGCTGCCGCTGGACAACAAACCCGAGTTCTCGGTGGTGCTCAACATGCCCGAGGGGACCGCGCTCGCGGTCACTGGCAACATGGCACACCGTATCGCCGACCGTCTGCGGCGCATGCCCGAGGTGGTGGATGCGCAGATCTACGTCGGCACCGCACGCCCCTTCGACTTCAACGGCATGGTGCGTCACTACTACCTGCGCAACCAGCCCTGGCAGGCGGAGATCCAGCTCGAACTGCTCGACAAGCACGAACGTGAGCGTTCCAGCCACGAGATCGCGGTGGATGCGCGCGAGCAGGTGCGCAAGCTGGTCGAAGGCAGCGGGGCCACCTTCGCGGTGGTGGAGATGCCGCCCGGGCCGCCGGTTTTGCAATCGGTGGTGGCCGAGGTCCACGGGCCGGACGGCGATACCCGCCGCGCGGTGGCCACCATGCTCACCGACGTCTTCCGCCAGACCGAGAACCTGGTCGATGTCGACAACTACATGCGCGAGCCCTACGACTATTGGCACTTCGAGATCGACTACGAGAAGGCCCAACGGCGCGGCATCACCGTCGAGACCATCAACCGGGAACTGGCGATGGCGCTGGGCGGCTACGTGCTGGGCGATGTCAAGCAGCGTGCGGGTCACGAGCCGATCAACATCGTCATCCAGATCCCGCTGGCCGAGCGTTCCAATGTTTCGCGCCTCGGCGACATCCTGGTGGCCTTGCCTGACGGCAAGGGGGTGTCGTTGCGCGAGCTGGGGCATTTCGTGCGCAAGGTCGAGTCGCATATTGCCTACCACAAGGACCTGCGGCCGGTGGAATACGTGGTGGCGGATGTCGGCGGCAAGCTGGCCGCGCCCATCTACGGTATGCTCGAGGTGCAGGACAAGCTCCAGGAGCTGGGTTGCGACACGCCCGACGGAGTGCGCCTGTGCGACCACATCTACTGGACCGGGCCGCCGCCGACCGACGAGCACTCGGCCTTCGAGTGGGCGGGCGAGTGGACCGTCACCTACGAAACCTTCCGCGACATGGGGCTGGCCTTCATCGCCGCGCTGGGCCTCATCTACATTCTGGTGGTGTGGGAGTTCGGCAACTTCCGTATCCCGGCGTTGATCATGGCACCCATCCCGCTCACCCTGCTGGGCATCATCCCGGCGCACATGCTGTTCTTCCAGATGGGCTGGGGCGGCGAGTTCACCGCTACTTCCATGGTCGGCTGGATCGCCCTGGCCGGCATCATCGTGCGCAACTCCATCCTGCTGGTGGACTTCTCGGTACACCGCCTGCACGCCGGGGTGGGTGTGGTCGAGGCGGTGATCAGCGCGTGCAAGACCCGGACCCGGCCCATCCTGATCACTGCGCTGGCGCTGGTGGGCGGTTCCTCGGTGATCTTCTTCGATCCCATCTTCCAGGGCATGGCCATATCGCTGGCCTCGGGTGTGCTGGTATCCACTATCCTGACCCTGATCGTGATCCCGCTGGGCTGCGTCAAGGCCGCCGATGCCTTGTGCGAGGTCGCCAACGTGGATTGTGCCGGCCAGGGGCTGCTCCCCGAACAGACCCACCCGCTGGAAGAGGAGCCGGCAGCCGGCCCCCCGCTGTGGATGCGCCTGTGGGGCGGGCTGATGACCGCCGTCTTTGCGATGGTCGGGGTGATCGCGTCGGTCTGGGGCTGGATCGCCGAACGTCGCGCGCGCAAGACGACCTCGGCGCCCGTGACCGGCAAGGGCGACGAGCGTGCCCCGGCGCCGGTCGATGCTCCGGTTGCCGAACGGCCCGAGACGACCTCTCCTGCAGCGGACACGAGCGCGGCGGAGGCGAAAAGCGGTAGTGAAAAGGCCGTGGAAGACGCCTCGCCTGCGCAGTTCTCCGCCGCGGACGAACCGGCAGAGGCGGTGAACGGGCTCTCGACCGGAGGGCCGGTCGATGCCCCTCCGGCGCCAGCCGAGCCTTCGCCGGCGGAGAAAACGGCAGACGCGCCGGACGCCGATGCCGAACAGGCAGAGGAGAAGGCCGCGGTGCGTCACACCGCCACTCGAAAGACGACCGCCAAGAAGGCGGCCGCCAAGAAGACGGTGGCGAAAAAAGCGGCCTCGAAGAAGGTTTCGGTCAAGAAGCAGGACGGCGACGCCTCGCCGGCTTCCCCACAGCCTGGCGAAAAGGAAGGCAAGACCGAGAATGCTCGCACGCGGCGCGGTATCCGCCTCAAGGCACCCGACAATCTCAGCGACGACGGCCTGGGTTGA